Proteins encoded in a region of the Thermocaproicibacter melissae genome:
- the chvE gene encoding multiple monosaccharide ABC transporter substrate-binding protein, translating to MKKAKKVLAALLACATILSLSACSKSTGGTSSAQTDNNAAASGTMIGVSMPTQSLQRWNQDGSNMQQKLEAKGYKVELQYANNDVNTQVQQIENMITKGCKVLVIAAIDGSSLTDVLSKAKDSGCKVIAYDRLIMKTPNVDYYATFDNYKVGAMQGQYLETKLGLKEGKGPFNIEIFAGDPGDNNAHYFYNGAMDVLNPYIKSGKLVVQSGQIDFAKVAITTWTSAKAQERMDNLITSKYTGGTKLDAVLSPNDSLAIGIIASLQSNGFGTSDKPYPIITGQDCDIANVKAIIAGQQSMSIFKDTRLLAEKVVSMVDAMLQGSTPETNNTTDYNNGVKVVPTELLTPVYVDKSNYEDILIKGGYYTADQLK from the coding sequence TTGAAAAAAGCAAAAAAAGTTCTGGCGGCTTTGTTGGCGTGCGCAACGATTCTCTCTCTGTCTGCCTGTAGCAAAAGTACCGGAGGAACCTCGTCCGCACAGACAGATAACAATGCGGCTGCCTCTGGCACGATGATCGGTGTCTCGATGCCGACCCAGTCGCTCCAGCGGTGGAATCAGGACGGTTCCAACATGCAGCAGAAGCTCGAAGCAAAGGGCTACAAGGTTGAACTCCAGTATGCAAACAACGATGTAAACACACAGGTTCAGCAGATTGAAAACATGATTACAAAAGGCTGCAAGGTTCTCGTCATAGCCGCAATCGACGGGTCTTCTCTGACCGATGTGTTAAGCAAAGCAAAGGATAGCGGCTGCAAAGTAATCGCATACGACCGTCTGATTATGAAAACGCCGAATGTCGATTACTATGCCACCTTTGATAACTACAAAGTCGGCGCCATGCAGGGCCAGTATTTGGAAACAAAGCTCGGCCTGAAAGAGGGCAAAGGCCCCTTCAACATTGAAATCTTCGCAGGAGATCCCGGCGACAACAATGCGCATTATTTCTACAACGGCGCTATGGACGTTTTGAATCCGTACATCAAGAGCGGCAAGCTGGTTGTTCAAAGCGGCCAGATTGATTTTGCAAAGGTCGCCATTACCACCTGGACTTCCGCCAAAGCTCAGGAAAGAATGGATAACCTGATTACCTCCAAATACACCGGCGGCACAAAACTGGATGCTGTTCTTTCCCCCAACGACAGCCTTGCAATCGGTATTATCGCTTCGCTGCAGAGCAACGGTTTCGGTACATCCGATAAACCATACCCGATTATTACCGGTCAGGACTGCGACATTGCAAATGTAAAGGCAATCATTGCCGGTCAGCAGTCCATGTCCATTTTCAAAGACACACGCCTTCTTGCTGAAAAAGTTGTCTCCATGGTTGATGCAATGCTCCAGGGAAGCACGCCTGAAACGAACAACACGACCGATTATAACAACGGTGTGAAAGTTGTTCCGACCGAGCTTCTCACTCCTGTATATGTTGACAAGAGCAATTATGAAGACATCCTCATCAAGGGCGGCTACTACACAGCTGACCAGCTGAAGTAA
- a CDS encoding sugar ABC transporter substrate-binding protein, with protein MKRAFKISACVLAAVLCAALSSCSGWNEQNHVKMIDEADSGGQQLRYHFALIAQDMGDPFWQSVKKGALKAAEQVQAAVESDGPVVQDVDAELKYFNIAIAAKVDGIAVYVPDKTKFRPLINEAVGKGIKVITIESDDNESNREAYIGPDSYDVGQAQGDLIAQIGNSCPALILGGNYSLNSSMSNSLQKGLQNSLRRKLNISLQSVHNSGGGYFKAEEIIRRILYQYPKVNTVICTSENDTLEVVQVLIDLNRTKDINVIGYGNSMQIREYIRNSIVFGSVYESPEETGAKCIQCLADLMNGKKVPRVIKTSVYSITKNNLVNYPG; from the coding sequence ATGAAACGTGCGTTCAAAATTTCTGCCTGCGTTCTTGCTGCCGTTCTGTGCGCCGCGCTGTCCAGCTGTTCTGGCTGGAACGAGCAGAACCATGTCAAAATGATTGATGAGGCTGACAGCGGCGGCCAGCAGCTCCGGTATCATTTTGCACTGATTGCTCAGGACATGGGGGATCCCTTTTGGCAATCCGTAAAAAAGGGCGCCTTAAAAGCGGCAGAACAGGTTCAGGCCGCAGTGGAATCGGATGGCCCCGTAGTGCAAGATGTGGATGCCGAGCTCAAATATTTCAACATTGCCATCGCCGCAAAAGTAGACGGGATTGCCGTCTATGTTCCAGACAAAACAAAATTCCGGCCGCTCATCAATGAAGCAGTCGGAAAAGGAATTAAAGTAATTACGATTGAATCGGATGATAATGAGAGCAACCGTGAAGCATACATAGGGCCCGACAGCTACGATGTCGGCCAAGCTCAGGGAGATTTGATTGCGCAGATCGGGAACAGCTGCCCGGCACTTATTCTCGGCGGCAATTATTCGCTGAACAGCAGCATGAGCAACTCCCTACAAAAAGGCCTTCAAAACAGCCTGCGTCGGAAACTGAATATCAGTCTGCAGTCTGTTCATAACTCCGGCGGAGGTTACTTCAAAGCGGAGGAAATCATCCGCCGCATCCTTTACCAGTACCCGAAGGTCAATACCGTGATTTGTACAAGCGAAAATGACACGTTGGAAGTCGTCCAGGTGCTGATTGACCTGAACAGAACCAAGGACATCAATGTCATAGGTTACGGGAATTCCATGCAGATTCGTGAATATATCCGCAACAGCATTGTATTTGGTTCGGTTTATGAAAGCCCGGAGGAAACAGGCGCAAAGTGCATTCAGTGCCTCGCTGACCTGATGAACGGGAAAAAAGTACCTCGGGTAATTAAGACAAGCGTGTATTCCATCACAAAAAACAATCTCGTCAATTATCCCGGATAG
- a CDS encoding glycerate kinase family protein, giving the protein MNKIILIPDSFKGTMESAEICRLMANAVEAHYPTAQILSFPVADGGEGTVDALLSAAGGEKISVSVRGPYFERRKASFGITENGDAVIETASCAGLTLAEHNLHPDKATTYGVGQLIARAAAQGCSRIIVGLGGSCTNDGGVGAAAACGVKFYDKNGKAFIPTGGTLADIAAIDDSEMNPAVRRAQIIAMCDVDNPLYGPSGAACVFAPQKGADAAMVQRLDEGLKHYSDILRQCLGTDISALPGAGAAGGLGGGMAAFFHAELRSGIETILDLVHFDEQLQGADLVLTGEGKIDAQSLRGKVVSGVARHAKKQGVPVVAVVGDIEGDMAPLYELGVSAVFSINRKAEAFETSRKHSREDLSLTVDNLMHFLKRLGF; this is encoded by the coding sequence ATGAACAAAATCATTCTGATTCCCGATTCATTCAAAGGAACCATGGAGTCCGCGGAAATCTGCCGTTTGATGGCGAACGCCGTCGAAGCACATTACCCCACGGCGCAGATTCTTTCGTTCCCCGTGGCGGACGGCGGTGAAGGCACGGTGGATGCCCTTCTGAGCGCCGCAGGAGGAGAGAAAATCAGCGTAAGCGTGCGAGGTCCTTATTTTGAAAGGCGGAAGGCCAGCTTCGGAATTACCGAAAACGGAGACGCTGTCATTGAAACGGCGTCCTGCGCGGGACTGACGCTGGCAGAACATAATCTGCACCCCGACAAGGCCACCACCTATGGCGTCGGGCAACTAATCGCTCGTGCGGCGGCGCAGGGATGCAGCCGAATTATCGTCGGGCTGGGCGGAAGCTGCACAAACGACGGCGGTGTGGGCGCTGCCGCCGCCTGCGGGGTCAAGTTCTACGATAAAAACGGGAAAGCGTTTATTCCCACCGGCGGAACACTTGCGGACATCGCAGCTATTGACGACTCCGAAATGAACCCCGCTGTGCGAAGGGCTCAGATTATTGCCATGTGCGATGTTGATAACCCGCTTTACGGGCCATCCGGTGCCGCATGTGTCTTTGCCCCGCAGAAAGGCGCAGACGCCGCTATGGTCCAGCGGTTGGACGAGGGGCTGAAGCATTATTCCGACATTCTACGCCAATGCCTCGGCACGGATATTTCCGCCCTTCCGGGTGCGGGGGCGGCAGGAGGACTGGGCGGAGGAATGGCCGCCTTTTTCCATGCTGAGCTTCGCAGCGGCATCGAAACGATTCTGGACCTCGTCCATTTCGACGAACAGCTGCAAGGCGCCGATTTGGTCTTGACGGGCGAAGGAAAAATCGACGCGCAGAGTCTGCGCGGGAAGGTCGTTTCGGGTGTTGCGCGCCACGCAAAAAAGCAGGGCGTTCCGGTTGTCGCCGTAGTCGGCGACATAGAAGGAGATATGGCTCCGCTTTACGAACTCGGTGTTTCCGCTGTTTTCAGCATCAACCGCAAAGCGGAAGCCTTTGAAACCTCCCGTAAGCACAGCCGCGAAGATTTGTCGCTGACGGTCGACAACCTGATGCATTTTTTAAAACGTCTTGGATTCTGA
- the mmsA gene encoding multiple monosaccharide ABC transporter ATP-binding protein codes for MSENILEMRNITKTFPGVTALSNVNLTVKRGEIHALIGENGAGKSTLMNILSGVYPYGTYTGDIVFEDKVCQFKTISDSEKVGIGLIHQELALIPQLTVGENIFLRNEQAKHGFIDWNLTHEKAEKLLKKVGLKADTHTIVRELSVGQQQLVEIAKVLSKNIKLLILDEPTASLNEEESNNLLNLLLELKKEGMTCILISHKLKEVTKVSDTITVIRDGMVIETLDKEKDDISEDNIIEGMVGRQLTDRYPKRVPKIGDVMFSIEHWNVYHPIIADKKVISDVSFNVRKGEILGLAGLMGAGRTELAMSIFGKSYGRNISGKIYKNGKEIHINNVKQAIQNGIAYTTEDRKSDGLNLIGDVVQNTTIAGIQSLTKRHMIDQNAEINVTEDFCKKLNIKTPSVFQKCINLSGGNQQKVVLSKWIFTKPDLLILDEPTRGIDVGAKYEIYTIMNKLADEGKAVIFISSEMPELLGMCDRIYVLNEGRIVGELSGEQISQEAIMKCIMQSNREAV; via the coding sequence GTGAGTGAAAATATACTGGAAATGAGAAACATAACAAAGACATTTCCCGGTGTTACGGCACTGAGCAACGTGAATCTGACGGTAAAACGAGGCGAGATTCATGCCTTGATCGGCGAAAACGGTGCCGGCAAATCCACACTCATGAATATATTAAGCGGTGTGTACCCGTATGGCACTTATACCGGTGACATCGTTTTTGAAGATAAAGTCTGCCAATTCAAAACAATCAGCGACAGCGAAAAGGTTGGAATCGGCCTGATTCATCAGGAGCTGGCACTCATTCCGCAGCTAACCGTAGGTGAAAACATTTTTCTGCGCAACGAACAGGCGAAACACGGATTTATCGACTGGAATTTGACCCACGAAAAAGCCGAAAAGCTTCTGAAAAAGGTGGGCCTTAAGGCGGACACTCACACCATCGTGCGTGAATTGAGCGTCGGGCAGCAGCAGCTTGTTGAAATTGCAAAGGTACTCTCAAAAAACATTAAACTACTGATTCTGGATGAGCCCACCGCTTCGCTCAACGAAGAAGAATCCAACAATCTTCTGAACCTTCTGCTCGAGCTGAAAAAAGAAGGCATGACCTGCATCCTGATTTCGCATAAGCTCAAGGAAGTTACCAAGGTATCGGATACCATCACGGTCATCCGTGACGGAATGGTCATTGAAACGCTTGACAAAGAAAAAGACGACATCAGTGAAGACAACATCATCGAGGGCATGGTCGGCCGCCAACTGACGGACCGCTACCCAAAAAGGGTGCCGAAAATCGGCGACGTTATGTTTTCCATCGAGCATTGGAACGTTTATCACCCGATTATTGCGGACAAAAAGGTGATTTCCGATGTCAGCTTCAATGTTCGGAAAGGTGAGATTCTCGGTCTTGCGGGGCTGATGGGAGCCGGAAGAACCGAGCTTGCCATGAGCATCTTCGGAAAATCTTACGGAAGGAACATCAGCGGCAAAATTTACAAAAACGGCAAGGAAATTCACATAAACAACGTAAAGCAGGCCATTCAGAACGGCATCGCCTACACGACGGAGGACCGAAAAAGCGACGGTCTGAACCTCATCGGTGACGTTGTGCAGAACACAACAATCGCCGGAATTCAAAGCCTGACAAAACGGCACATGATTGACCAAAACGCCGAAATCAATGTGACCGAAGATTTCTGCAAAAAGCTCAACATAAAAACCCCGAGCGTATTCCAGAAATGCATCAATCTCTCCGGCGGCAATCAGCAGAAAGTCGTTCTGAGCAAGTGGATTTTCACAAAACCAGACCTGCTGATTCTCGACGAACCAACACGGGGAATTGATGTGGGTGCGAAATATGAAATCTACACCATTATGAACAAGCTTGCCGACGAAGGAAAAGCCGTGATTTTCATTTCTTCCGAAATGCCTGAACTTCTTGGTATGTGTGACCGCATCTATGTTCTCAACGAAGGACGCATTGTGGGCGAGTTGAGTGGCGAACAAATCTCGCAGGAAGCAATCATGAAGTGCATCATGCAAAGTAACAGGGAGGCAGTCTGA
- the mmsB gene encoding multiple monosaccharide ABC transporter permease gives MDSFKKVVKNNLRQYTMLIALILLMIIFQFATGGVLFRPMNINNVILQNAYVFILAVGMMLLLINGGNIDMSVGSVLAFISAILGIMLIKNHQPLWLAIIVALLLGFGIGAWQGFWVGYYRMPGFLVTLAGQLIFRGLTTRVLDGMTLAPFDKSFQYISSGFIPDIFQFTGSSVNITAYLVGAIITILLIIMEIRKRAQQAKYTSNILSKPLFIAKLVLIAAAIMLLSYFFAAYEGIPVVFIIITVLVVAYSIFTTKTVPGRYIYAMGGNERAAKLSGINTNKVLCLCYVNMGVLTAVAAIVSAARMNAASPLVGQGYDLDAISSCFIGGASMYGGVGTVVGAIIGALFMGVLNNGMSIMGIGTDIQQVVKGLVLIFAVAFDIYSKSRAKAK, from the coding sequence ATGGATTCATTCAAAAAAGTTGTTAAAAATAATCTGCGGCAATATACGATGCTCATTGCGCTGATTCTGCTCATGATTATTTTCCAGTTTGCAACGGGCGGCGTTCTTTTCCGGCCGATGAACATCAATAACGTAATTCTTCAAAACGCATACGTCTTCATTCTTGCAGTCGGCATGATGCTCCTCCTCATCAACGGAGGAAACATCGACATGAGCGTCGGTTCGGTTCTGGCCTTTATCAGCGCCATACTGGGCATCATGTTGATTAAAAACCACCAGCCGTTGTGGCTCGCAATTATCGTTGCGCTGCTTCTCGGCTTTGGCATCGGGGCTTGGCAAGGCTTTTGGGTTGGCTATTACCGCATGCCCGGCTTCCTTGTAACGCTGGCCGGCCAGCTGATTTTCCGCGGCCTGACCACAAGGGTTCTCGACGGCATGACACTTGCCCCGTTCGACAAATCTTTCCAGTACATAAGCTCCGGATTTATTCCGGATATCTTTCAGTTTACCGGTTCAAGCGTAAATATTACAGCATATCTTGTCGGCGCAATCATTACGATTCTGTTGATTATCATGGAGATCCGGAAACGGGCACAGCAGGCAAAATACACTTCCAATATTCTTTCAAAGCCGCTGTTCATCGCAAAACTGGTTCTGATTGCTGCGGCCATTATGCTTCTGTCCTATTTCTTTGCAGCCTATGAAGGCATTCCGGTCGTCTTCATCATTATTACGGTTCTGGTCGTTGCTTACAGCATTTTCACTACCAAAACGGTTCCCGGCAGATACATCTATGCAATGGGCGGCAATGAGCGTGCTGCAAAGCTTTCCGGCATCAACACCAATAAGGTTCTGTGCCTTTGCTACGTGAACATGGGCGTTCTCACCGCGGTTGCGGCAATTGTTTCTGCGGCAAGAATGAACGCTGCGTCTCCTCTCGTCGGCCAGGGCTATGACCTCGACGCCATCTCCTCTTGCTTCATCGGCGGAGCTTCCATGTACGGCGGCGTCGGCACGGTGGTCGGCGCAATCATCGGCGCTCTGTTCATGGGCGTTTTGAACAACGGCATGTCCATCATGGGCATCGGCACCGACATTCAGCAGGTTGTAAAAGGACTTGTTCTGATTTTCGCGGTTGCATTTGATATCTACTCGAAGTCGAGAGCAAAAGCGAAATAA